The genomic stretch GCCGAGGAGCTCCATCCGGGCGAACTGGATGCGCTGGTAGATCTCGACGTTGAAGAAGTAAAGCAGGAGGCCGAGCGGGAGGAGGAAGAACGCGCTGATCAGGGCGAACTTCTGCGGGTACTTCAGCCGGTTCATCAATTGCCCCAGGAACGGAACAGCCCACGGCGCCCGGACGGGTCCCTGAGATGGTGAAGAATTCATGAGAAGAAGAGTTGCCGTGGTTTACCTCGACTTGCCGCCTGAGTATTTAAACTTAGAAAGCCGTTTTACTGTATAGAGCGATTTCTCTCCGTGTCGATCCCCGGAACACGGTTCCGATTGGATTGGCGAAGAAGATGAACCGGGGCTCAAAGTGGATCAATCGGGTGATATTCAAAACAAAAAAGGAAAAAAAGCATTTTTTGGTTTGTAATTTTCCCTCCGTACCAGCGTTATACGCACCGCGATGAAACGGGTCCTCAAAGCACTGCTGGTCGACGACGAAGAGATGAACCACAAGATCTTGAAGGTTCTCCTCAAGGGCTATCCTGAAATCGAGATTATCGGCACCGCCTCCACGCTCGCCGAGGCGGAGCGTTTTGCCGCCGGGCACCGGCCCGACCTCATCTTCCTCGACATCCACCTGAAGGAGGAGAACGGCTTCGATCTCCTCTCCCGCCTTTCCTACGCGCCGCAGGTGATCTTCGTCACCAGCCACATCACCTACGCCGTCCGGGCCTTCGAGATCGACGCGGTCGATTACCTGATCAAGCCGGTCACCATCCCGCGCCTCGACCAGGCCCTCGCCCGCCTCCGCCGCCGGACCGTCGAAACCCCTTCCTCCGAGCCCGCCGAGAGCGACGACGTCATCATCCAGCGGGAATCGGGCCGCCTCCACGTCATC from Verrucomicrobium sp. GAS474 encodes the following:
- a CDS encoding LytTR family DNA-binding domain-containing protein — translated: MKRVLKALLVDDEEMNHKILKVLLKGYPEIEIIGTASTLAEAERFAAGHRPDLIFLDIHLKEENGFDLLSRLSYAPQVIFVTSHITYAVRAFEIDAVDYLIKPVTIPRLDQALARLRRRTVETPSSEPAESDDVIIQRESGRLHVIPVAKIVAIVSEGNFTRVYLQGGEVLFLCRMIGEWERMLPAHTFLRADRTALFNLSCVRAVTSLSRNLSSVVVDGLEERFELGRAGSTRLREALRSN